The Actinosynnema mirum DSM 43827 genomic interval CGCCCGCCGCCCGCTTGCCGCGCGTGGCGTTGCGGCCGGAGCCGCCGGGTGCCACGTCGTCCTCGACCTCGGCGTAGACCTGCTCCAGGATGTCGGTGATCTTCTTGCGGAGCGGCTGCGGGTCGATGCCCCGCTCCTCGTTGTAGGCCACCTGCTTCGCGCGCCTGCGGTTGGTCTCCTCGATCGCGTTGCGCATCGAGTCGGTCACCCGGTCGGCGTACATGTGGACCTCGCCCGAGACGTTGCGGGCCGCGCGGCCGATCGTCTGGATGAGGCTGGTCGTGGAGCGCAGGAAGCCCTCCTTGTCCGCGTCCAGGATCGCCACCAGGGACACCTCGGGCAGGTCGAGGCCCTCGCGGAGCAGGTTGATGCCCACCAGCACGTCGTAGTCGCCGAGCCTGAGCTGCCTGAGCAGCTCGACGCGGCGCAGGGTGTCGATGTCCGAGTGCAGGTAGCGGACCCGGATGCCCAGTTCGAGCAGATAGTCGGTGAGGTCCTCGGACATCTTCTTGGTCAGGGTGGTGACCAGCACCCGCTCGTCGCGCTCGGCGCGCGCCCGGATCTCGTGCACCAGGTCGTCGATCTGGCCTTCGGTGGGCTTGACCACCACCTGCGGGTCCACCAGGCCGGTGGGGCGGATGACCTGCTCCACGAACTCGCCGCCCGCCTGGCCGAGCTCGTAGTTGCCGGGCGTGGCCGACAGGTAGATCGTCTGGCCGACCCGGTCCGCGAACTCCTCCCAGGTCAGCGGGCGGTTGTCCAGCGCGCTGGGCAGGCGGAAGCCGTGGTCGACCAGGTTGCGCTTGCGGGAGGCGTCGCCCTCGTACATGGCGCCGATCTGCGGCACGGTCACGTGCGACTCGTCGATGACCAGCAGGAAGTCGTCCGGGAAGTAGTCAATCAGGGTGGCGGGGGCGCTGCCCGCGTCGCGGCCGTCGATGTGCCGCGAGTAGTTCTCGATGCCGGAGCAGAAGCCGACCTGGCGCATCATCTCGATGTCGTAGGTGGTGCGCATCCGCAGCCGCTGGGCCTCCAGGAGCTTGCCCTGCCGCTCCAGGTCCGCGAGGCGCTGCTCCAGCTCCACCTCGATGCCCTTGATCGCGATCTCCATGCGCTCCGGGCCCGCCGCGTAGTGGGTGGCGGGGAAGATCCGCAGCTCCTGGACCTCCTTGACCACGTCGCCGGTCAGCGGGTGCAGGTAGTACAGGCGGTCCACCTCGTCGCCGAAGAACTCGACCCGGATGGCCAACTCCTCGTACGAGGGGATGATCTCGACCGTGTCGCCCCTGACCCGGAACGTGCCCCGGTTGAACGCGATGTCGTTGCGGGCGTACTGCACGTCGACCAGCGCGCGCAGCAGCACGTCGCGGTCGACCTCGCCGCCCACCCGCAGCGGGATGGAGCGGTCCAGGTAGGCCTGGGGGGTGCCGAGGCCGTAGATGCACGACACCGAGGCGACCACGATCACGTCGCGCCTGGTCAGCAGGCTCATCGTGGCGGAGTGGCGGAGCCGCTCGACGTCCTCGTTGACCGAGGAGTCCTTCTCGATGTAGGTGTCGCTCTGCGGGATGTACGCCTCGGGCTGGTAGTAGTCGTAGTAGCTGACGAAGTACTCGACCGCGTTCTCCGGGAACAGGTCCCGCAGCTCGTTGGCCAGCTGCGCGGCCAGGGTCTTGTTGGGCGCCATCACCAGCGTGGGCCGCTGCACCTTCTCCACCAGCCACGCCGTGGTCGCCGACTTGCCGGTGCCGGTCGCGCCCAGCAGCACCACGTCCCGCTCGCCGCCGCGCAGCCTGCGCTCCAGCTCCGCGATGGCCGCGGGCTGGTCGCCGGAGGGCGTGAACTCGCTGACCACGCGGAACTCGCCCGCCGAGCGGGGGATGTCGCTGACGGGGCGGTGCGCCGAGTGCGCCTTGACCGGGGTTTCCGGGGCCTGGGTGTCCGAGGGGGTGGTAGCCACGAGCCAAAGGTACGCCGGGGGACCGACAGTTCCCGGTCCCCCGACGCGCGCGTCCGGGTCAGTCGTGCGGGTCGGTCGTGCGGGTCAGTCGCAGGAGCAGCAGTCGCAGCAGTCGCAACCGCCCTTCTTGCAGTCCGCGTGGCACCGGCAGCAGCCGGTGCAGGAGTCCAGGCAGTCGCCGCCGCCGCACCCGTCCGAGCAACCGCTGCGCGGCTTGCCACTCCACGGGCCGGGCATGGGCTCGCGGCAGCAGGTCTGGCAGGTGCCGCACTGGTAGAGGACGGCCAGGCAGCCGGGGAGCAGGCCCCGGCTGGTGGGCGGGTCGGTCAGCTTGGGCCACGCCCACAGGAAGCTGCCGGGTTCCGGGGGCACCCCGCCGCCGCCCTCGCCACCGCCACCGCCGGGCGGCTCGTCCGGCGGGTCGGTCGGCGGCCGGTCGCCGGGGCTGTCGTGGTCGGGCGGCGCGGGCGCGTGCGCGACGGGGGCGTGCTCGCCGTAGCCGGGCAGGCCGGGACGCGGGTGCTCGTGACCCCCGCGGTCCCCGTGCGCGTGCTCGTCGCCGAACGCCCGCCCCACCGCGCGCCGCAGCTCGTGCACCAGCAGGGCGTGCACCAGCGCGCCGTCGGCCAGCTCGACCTCGCGCAGCGCCAGCTCCACGCCGAGCACCGCGTCGTCGCACAGCCGCCGCGCCTCGGCGGGGCTGACGCCGGTGGCGAGCAGCGGGTTCCACGCGCCCGACGCCCGGTCCCGCGCGACGTCCTCCACGGCGTCCACCAGGTGCGCGACCCGGCCGAACAGCCTGCCGACCTCGCGCAGCGGCTCGGCGTTGCCCGGCCGTCCGGCCAGCAGCGCGGTCTGCGCGAGCGCGGCCCCGGCGGCCTCCTCGGTCGGCGCGGTCACCAGCAGCACCGAGGAGCCGAGCCCGGCGGCGGCCTCCACCTCCTGTTGCCGTAGCACGGCCGACACCAGCACCGAGGTGTCGAACCCGAGGTCGGCCCCGGTCTCGGCGGCCTGGGCCGCCCAGCGGCGCGCCACCGCGCGCCCGACGCCGCGCCCGCCCGCGCGGCCGAACGCCCCGTCGCCGTCCGCGACGTGGTCGGCGACCTTGGCGGAGGCGAGCACGAGGGAGACGGAGGCGGCCAGCCGGGCCGAGGGACCGGTGGCGACGCGGGCGGACCGCATCCCGCGCAGCGCGCACGGCCCCGCGTCCCGGTGCGAACCGCCGGACTGGGCCTCCACGAGCGCGGAGACGACGAGCCCGTCGTAGTTGGTGACGAGCCGGGCGAGGTGCCCGTGGTCGTCGCGCAGCGCCAGGCACAGGCCGCAGAGGTGGGCGATCCAGGCGTCGCCGAGGTGCTGACCGAGCCGGTGGCGGCACGGTCGGAGGATGCCGAACATAAGGGGTGAGGGTAGGCCGGTCGAGCGGGCACTGAGAGTAAAACCCTCACCCGAACAGGTGACAATTACGGACTACCGAACCGCACTTGTGCATAGTCTTCGAATTGTGACTCTGAGCGCGGCAGGCCAGACCACCGGAATCCACGTCCACCCGCCGAAGATCGAGTACTTCGACCTGGACGCGAAGTCCAACACCGACCCGAAGGGCTACCTGCGCGGGGTCGAGGAGTACCGCCTGACGCCCGCGGGCCTGTACATGTCCCGCCCGGTGCCGGGCCACCCGGAGCTCACGCACTTCGAGTCCTGGCTGCTGCCCCGGCACGGCCTGCGCGTCACCCGCCAGTCCTGGCACCCCGGCCGCGAGCGCGACTACGACTTCTACGTCGACGTCGTGGAGATCACCTCCAGCGGCTCGGTGTGGAAGACCGTCGACCTCTACCTCGACCTGCTGGTGCGCACCGGCCGCGACGTCGTGGTGCTGGACACCGACGAGCTGCTGGCCGCCGTCGCGAGCGGCAGGCTGGAGGCCGAGCGGGCCCGGTGGGCGCTGGAGACGACCTACACGGCGGTCGCGGGCGTGGCGGCGCACGGCAACGACCTGATCCGCTGGTTGGCCGAGCAGGGCACCGTCACGACCTGGCGACGCCGCTAGGGGTCGGGCGATACCGAGAGTCGTCGACGGCCCACAACAGCCCCCGATTCCCCGTCACCCGTCCGTGATCATCCGCACGACATAACGTGATGTAACGAATCGGTTCGCACGGTTACCGGGTGCATACCCACGACTACCCTCGGGTCGGTGGGAACGGTCATCACGCCTCAGCTCGTCGACGTCGTCGACACCGTCAGCGCAGTCCGGAACTACTCCTCGGGTGCCTCCCGCAGGCTGACGACGTGCCAGGTGGAGGACTGGGGCCTGCGACTGGAGTGCCCCACTCCGGAGGACCCCTTCACCGACTCCGAGGTCACCTGGCTCATGCCCGACCTGGGGCTCCGCCTCACCAGGCGGCGCCCCCGCGCTCCGCACACCGACTCCTCCAGCGTGCTCACCGCCGTCCGGGTGGTCCGCGACGGCCGCACCTGGCGCACCACCGACCTGCTGCTGGGCCTGGAGGTCCCCGGCGGGACGACGGCGCGGATCGTCCGCTCGGAGGACTTCGCCGCGGCGATCTCCGGCGGCGTGATCAGCCCGGCGGACGCCGACCTCGCGCTGCGCACCGTGCACCGCACCCTGGAGCAGGTCAGCCAGCACCGTCACGACCTGGCGGACTGGCTGGTGAACCGGGGCATCTACGACCGCTGGTCGCCCGCCGCCCGGTAGAACGCGGCGATCCGCGAGACCGCTTCCTCCATCCACGGCTCCTTGGCCTCCGCGTAGGCCAGGGAGCCGTCGTGGTTCTCGTGCTCGGGCATCAGGCCGAGCTTGACCCGCGCGTACTCCTCGCGGGCGGCGGCGTCCGCGCGCAGCCAGTCCCGGAACCGCAGCGCCCACACCCAGTTCGGCGCGCCCGTCACTCGGACGTGCAGGTTCACCCGACGGCCGGGGTCGGCGGAGGAGTGCACGCGCTTGTCCCACAGCTCCGGGTCCTGCTCGGCGCCGCGCGGGGCGTCGGTCAGGCCGGGGACGTTCGGGAAGCCCGCGTTCAGCAGCGCGTCCGCGAGCCCGTCCGCCTCGGCCATGCTCGACACGCCCAGCTGGAAGTCCAGGACGTCCTTGGCGACCAGGCCGGGCACGGCGGTGGACCCGATGTGCTCCAGCGGCCGGTCCCCCACGGCGGTGCGCAGCCTGGCGGCGATCCGCGCGGCCTGCGCGGGCCAGGTCGGGTCGGGGTCCACCACCTTCGGCGGGCCGGACGCGTGCCTGCGCAGCCGCAGGTTCGCCGCGTAGGGCACCAGCCGGTCCGCCCACAGCGCGTCCACCGCGGCGAGCACCTGGTCCGGGCTGCCGGTGTTGTCCAGCCACACGTCCGCCACGGCCCGCCGGGCGTCGTCACCGGCCTGGGCGGCCACACGCGCGCGGGCGTCGGACTCGGGCATGTCCCGCGCCCCGACCAGCCGCGCCACCCGCTGCTCCACGTCCGCGTGCGTGATCACCACGAGGTGGTAGGCGGGCGCGAGGCCGTTCTCCACCAGCAGCGGCACGTCGTGCACGACGATCGAGTCCTCGGGGGCGGACGCGATCAGCTCGGCCGTCAGCGCGGCGACCTTGGGGTGCACGATGGCGTTGAGCCGGGCCCGCGCGGTGTCGTCGGCGAACACCTGACCGGCCAGCGCGGCCCGGTCAAGGCGCCCGGCCGAGGTCAGCACGCTCGACCCGAACGCCTCGGCGATCTCGCGCAGGCCGTCCGTCCCCGGCTCCACGACCCGCCTGGCCAGCTGGTCGGCGTCGATGACCACCGCCCCGTGCTCGGCCAGCCTTCCCGCGACCGTCGACTTGCCCGACCCGATCCCACCCGAGAGCCCCACGCGCAACATGGGTCCGATCTTGCCCGATCAGGGCGCGGCGGACACCCGCTCAGCCCTCCTCGGGCGTCATCGAGCGGGCGGCCAGCGCGGTCAGCACCGCCTTGACCTGGTCCTCGGGGACGGCGTCCTGCTTGGCGCGGGCCACGAACGTGGACTTGCCGAACGAGCCGACGACCAGGTTCTCGTCCTTCGCCAGGACCAGCGCCGCCTTCTGCTTGCCGACCTCGACCTCGCTCACCGAGGCCCCGTCGCCCCGGTAGGCGTCCAGGCTCTCGGCGACACGGGTGGTCGCGGCGGCGTCGTCGGCGTAGGTGGACAGGCCGATGACGATCGGCGCGGTCGCGATGCCCCTGTTCTCGCCGACGCCGTAGTAGCAGTCGAGCTTGGCGGTGCGGCCCACCCCCGGCTCGGGGATGCCGATGATCTGCACGGTCGAGCCGCCGAGGTCGCGGCCGATCCGCTCGTTGAGGACGTCGGCGGGCACGACCAGCTCGCAGTCGTCGGGCAGCGGGCGGTCGACCATCACCGGGACGCGGGTCGTGGTCGTCGGGACGGTGATCGTCGGGATCGCCGGGTCCACGATGGGCTTCTCCACGACGCGGGCGCACGACGCGCACCCCAGGACAGCAGCTACCGCCAACCCCACGACCACCACGCGCGCACCCGCCACAGCAGGCAACCTAGCGCAAGACGGTTGCGGCGCAGCCCAGAGCGGCACGGGGTGTGAGCACCTCTACCAGCGGGCCGTGACCGGCGGCGGGAAAGCGCAGGCCGGGCGGCGTGGAACGGCTGCGGGGAGGTGGCCGCGCCACTGCGGAACGTGACACTTTCGAGAACGGCGCGAGTCCGCGCCGAGTCCTGGCGGACCCGGCGGAACCCTCGGGGACGGCGAAGGCCCCGCACCACCGGAAGTGGTGCGGGGCCTTCGCTACGGCCTAGCTAGAGGGACGCGCGGACGCGTCGTCTCACATGCCGCCCGACAGCTTCTCGCGGAGCGCCGCGAGCTGCTCGTCGCTGGCCAGCGTGCCGCCGGCCTGAGCCGGAGCGCCACCCGACGACGCGGCCGGGGCGTCGCCACCGGACGAGTAGTTGGTCTCGCCCGCGGCCTCTTCCTCGGCAGCGGCGGCCTTGGCGACCTGCTTCATGTGGGCCTCGTAGCGCGTGTGGGCCTCGGCGTACTGCCGCTCCCACTCCTCGCGCTGCTTGTCGAAGCCGTCCTGCCACTCCTGGGTCTCCGGGTCGAAGCCCTCGGGGTAGATGTAGTTCCCCTGGTCGTCGTACTCGGCGGCCATGCCGTACTGGGTCGGGTCGAACTCGGAGTCGACCGTGAAGCCCTCGTTGGCCTGCTTGAGCGACAGCGAGATCCGGCGGCGGTCCAGGTCGATGTCGATGACCTTGACCATGACGTCGTCGCCGACCTGCACGACCTGCTCCGGGATCTCCACGTGGCGCTCGGCCAGCTCGGAGATGTGGACCAGGCCCTCGATGCCCTCGTCCACGCGGACGAACGCGCCGAACGGAACCAGCTTGGTGACCTTGCCCGGCACGATCTGGCCGATCGCGTGGGTGCGGGCGAACTGGCGCCACGGGTCTTCCTGGGTCGCCTTCAGCGACAGGGAGACGCGCTCGCGCTCCATGTCGACGTCCAGGACCTCGACCGTGACCTCCTGGCCGACCTCGACGACCTCGGAGGGGTGGTCGATGTGCTTCCAGGAGAGCTCGGAGACGTGCACGAGGCCGTCCACGCCACCCAGGTCCACGAAGGCGCCGAAGTTGACGATGGAGGACACGACGCCCTTGCGGACCTGGCCCTTCTGCAGCTGGTTGAGGAACTCGCTGCGGACCTCGGACTGCGTCTGCTCCAGCCAGGCGCGGCGGGACAGGACCACGTTGTTGCGGTTCTTGTCCAGCTCGATGATCTTGGCTTCGAGCTCGCGGCCGACGTACGGCTGCAGGTCGCGGACGCGGCGCATCTCGACGAGCGAGGCCGGGAGGAAGCCCCGGAGGCCGATGTCCAGGATGAGGCCGCCCTTGACGACCTCGATGACGGTGCCCTTGACGGGCTCGTCCTTCTCCTTGAGGGCCTCGATGGTGCCCCAGGCGCGCTCGTACTGGGCGCGCTTCTTCGACAGGATCAGACGACCCTCCTTGTCCTCCTTCTGGAGAACAAGGGCCTCAACCTCGTCGCCGACCTTGACGACCTCGTTGGGGTCCACGTCGTGCTTGATCGACAACTCGCGCGAGGGGATGACGCCCTCGGTCTTGTAGCCGATGTCGAGCAGGACCTCGTCCCGGTCGACCTTGACGATCGTGCCCTCGACGATATCGCCATCGTTGAAGTACTTGATGGTCTTGTCGATAGCGGCGAGGAAGTCCTCCTCCGTCCCGATATCGTTGATAGCGACCTGCTTCGGCGCGACGGCAGCCGGGACAGTGGTGGTGTCGGTGGACATTAGGTAGGTGGCTCCGGTACGGATTGGGGTTGTCTGACCTGCGGGTGGAACGCTGTCGCATCGGGCACGCCCGACCGCGGAGACCGACTCCCAGAGTGTTCACCGATCATGGGCAGCGCGAACCCACTACGCGCCGGTATCGTACGCGGCCCTGAGACCAGTGGGCAAATGGTCCCCCGAGAAGGAGCAGTGTGTCCGACCAGCACGTGAGCGCGGAGCGCGCGCTCGGCACCACCGGAGTGGCCCAGCGGTTCGCCGATGCGGAGGAGTCCCGCTCCGCCAATCGGCTCTGGTGGGACGCCGATGCGGACGATTACCACGCCGAGCACGGCGACTTCCTGGGAGCCGCGGACTTCGTCTGGTGCCCCGAGGGAGTGCGCGAATCAGAGGCCGGTTACCTCGGTCGGGTGACCGGCAAGCGGGTGCTGGAGATCGGTTGCGGGTCCGCCCCGTGCTCCCGCTGGCTGGCCGCGCAGGGCGCCGAGCCGGTCGGGCTGGACATCTCGGCGGGGATGCTGCGGCACGCGGTGGCGGCGGCCGGGCGGACGGGGATCGCCGTGCCGCTGGTGCAGGCGAGCGCGGACCAGCTGCCGTTCGCGGACGCGAGCTTCGACGCGGCCTGCTCGGCGTTCGGCGCGGTGCCGTTCGTGGCGGACGTGGCGTCGGTCTTCGGCGAGGTGGCCCGAGTGCTGCGGCCGGGGGCGCCGTGGGTGTTCGCGGTGAACCACCCGATGAGGTGGATCTTCCCGGACGACCCCGGTCCGGCCGGGCTGACCGTGACGCACTCGTACTTCGACCGGACGCCGTACGTCGAGGTGGACGACGAGGGGCGCGCCACGTACGTGGAGCACCACCGGACGCTGGGCGACTACGTGCGGGCGCTGGTGGCCTCGGGCTTCGAGCTGGTCGACGTGGTCGAGCCGGAGTGGCCCGCGGGGCACACCAGGACGTGGGGGCAGTGGAGCCCGCTGCGCGGCAGGCTGTTCCCGGGCACCGTGATCTTGCGGACGCGCAGGACGTAACCTGCGGGGCATGACGGTCGCGCGGGGGCTGGCGGACGCGCAGAGCGCGCGGCTGGTGGGGATCGACCCGGTGCTGCCCCCGATGATCGCGCCGCTGGACGGGGACGTGGTCACGGCCGCGCTCCCCGACGGGACGCGGGTCGCGGGGGTGCTCCAGCAGCAGGTGCACGAGCGGAACTCGCCCGCCCGGCTGTGGTCGGCCACCGAGGTGTGGGAGCTGACGCCGCTGCTGGGCGGCGCGGGGCCTGCGGGCATGGACGCGCTGATGCGGGCGTGGCGCAGGCGGATGGAGCTGGTCGGCCCGGCCGAGCGGGACTCGGCGTGCGTGCTGACCTGGCCGAGCCGGGACGTCGAGTCGGGCTCGGTGCTGATGGACCACGGGATGGTGCCGCTGTCGGTGGTCGCGGTGCGGCGGGGGCCCGCGCCCGCTGCCCGGAGCGGGTCGCTGGTGATCCGGCGGGCCAAGCCGTCGGACCTGGAGGCGGTGCTGGAGCTGGCGATGGCCGAGCTGCGGTACTCGTCGATGGTGGGGTCGACGGTGAACCGGCCGGAGGCGGTCGCGCTGAAGCGGCGGGCGCTGGCCGAGCGGCTGGCCGCGGGCGGGCCGACGTGGCTGGCCGAGCGGGAGGGCGTCGCGGTCGGGCTGGCCGAGTGCGCGATGGTGCTGTCGGAGCCGGGCAATTCGGCGTCGACCCGGCTGCCGCCGGGGCGGTGGGGGTACGTGAACTGCGTGTCGGTGCTGCCGGGGGCGCGGGGGTCCGGGGTCGGGCAGCAGCTGATGGCGCACGTGCACCGCGAGCTGCACCTGATGGGCGCGGTGGGCACGTACCTCTACTACAACCCGCCGAACCCCCTGTCGTCGGTGTTCTGGCCCCGCCAGGGCTACCGGCCGCTCTGGACGATGTGGGAGGTCCGCCCCGCCGGAGCGCTGCGCTGAGCCGTGGTGTTGGGTCGCCGGGCTGGGGCGCTGGGCTGGGGCGCTGCACTGGGCCACTGCGCTGCTGCACCACCGCGCTGGACCGCTGCGCCGGGCCGCCTTGCTGGACCATGCGCGAATCACCGCATTGGACCGCTGCGCTGCACCACCGCGCTGGACCACCGCGCTGGACCACCACCCGTTCGGGACAGGGCTGCGGAGGGCTGGAGCGGCTTAAACTGGAGCGGGCTGCCGGGACGCTGCCGCACGCCCTCGTTTTCCGGGTGAGCGGTCCGTTCACCCGGCAACGCGGGGCCGCTCTCCCGGTTCCGCACCCCGCGCCGCGCACCTCCGCCCCGGCTGCGTCCTCGCGCC includes:
- the uvrB gene encoding excinuclease ABC subunit UvrB; protein product: MATTPSDTQAPETPVKAHSAHRPVSDIPRSAGEFRVVSEFTPSGDQPAAIAELERRLRGGERDVVLLGATGTGKSATTAWLVEKVQRPTLVMAPNKTLAAQLANELRDLFPENAVEYFVSYYDYYQPEAYIPQSDTYIEKDSSVNEDVERLRHSATMSLLTRRDVIVVASVSCIYGLGTPQAYLDRSIPLRVGGEVDRDVLLRALVDVQYARNDIAFNRGTFRVRGDTVEIIPSYEELAIRVEFFGDEVDRLYYLHPLTGDVVKEVQELRIFPATHYAAGPERMEIAIKGIEVELEQRLADLERQGKLLEAQRLRMRTTYDIEMMRQVGFCSGIENYSRHIDGRDAGSAPATLIDYFPDDFLLVIDESHVTVPQIGAMYEGDASRKRNLVDHGFRLPSALDNRPLTWEEFADRVGQTIYLSATPGNYELGQAGGEFVEQVIRPTGLVDPQVVVKPTEGQIDDLVHEIRARAERDERVLVTTLTKKMSEDLTDYLLELGIRVRYLHSDIDTLRRVELLRQLRLGDYDVLVGINLLREGLDLPEVSLVAILDADKEGFLRSTTSLIQTIGRAARNVSGEVHMYADRVTDSMRNAIEETNRRRAKQVAYNEERGIDPQPLRKKITDILEQVYAEVEDDVAPGGSGRNATRGKRAAGEPGKAGSSGVLAGRDVGSMARAELADLVQQLTDQMMNAARELQFELAGRLRDEIADLKKELRGMDAAGLK
- a CDS encoding DUF5685 family protein — translated: MFGILRPCRHRLGQHLGDAWIAHLCGLCLALRDDHGHLARLVTNYDGLVVSALVEAQSGGSHRDAGPCALRGMRSARVATGPSARLAASVSLVLASAKVADHVADGDGAFGRAGGRGVGRAVARRWAAQAAETGADLGFDTSVLVSAVLRQQEVEAAAGLGSSVLLVTAPTEEAAGAALAQTALLAGRPGNAEPLREVGRLFGRVAHLVDAVEDVARDRASGAWNPLLATGVSPAEARRLCDDAVLGVELALREVELADGALVHALLVHELRRAVGRAFGDEHAHGDRGGHEHPRPGLPGYGEHAPVAHAPAPPDHDSPGDRPPTDPPDEPPGGGGGEGGGGVPPEPGSFLWAWPKLTDPPTSRGLLPGCLAVLYQCGTCQTCCREPMPGPWSGKPRSGCSDGCGGGDCLDSCTGCCRCHADCKKGGCDCCDCCSCD
- a CDS encoding DUF402 domain-containing protein encodes the protein MTLSAAGQTTGIHVHPPKIEYFDLDAKSNTDPKGYLRGVEEYRLTPAGLYMSRPVPGHPELTHFESWLLPRHGLRVTRQSWHPGRERDYDFYVDVVEITSSGSVWKTVDLYLDLLVRTGRDVVVLDTDELLAAVASGRLEAERARWALETTYTAVAGVAAHGNDLIRWLAEQGTVTTWRRR
- a CDS encoding DUF402 domain-containing protein — protein: MGTVITPQLVDVVDTVSAVRNYSSGASRRLTTCQVEDWGLRLECPTPEDPFTDSEVTWLMPDLGLRLTRRRPRAPHTDSSSVLTAVRVVRDGRTWRTTDLLLGLEVPGGTTARIVRSEDFAAAISGGVISPADADLALRTVHRTLEQVSQHRHDLADWLVNRGIYDRWSPAAR
- the coaE gene encoding dephospho-CoA kinase, whose protein sequence is MLRVGLSGGIGSGKSTVAGRLAEHGAVVIDADQLARRVVEPGTDGLREIAEAFGSSVLTSAGRLDRAALAGQVFADDTARARLNAIVHPKVAALTAELIASAPEDSIVVHDVPLLVENGLAPAYHLVVITHADVEQRVARLVGARDMPESDARARVAAQAGDDARRAVADVWLDNTGSPDQVLAAVDALWADRLVPYAANLRLRRHASGPPKVVDPDPTWPAQAARIAARLRTAVGDRPLEHIGSTAVPGLVAKDVLDFQLGVSSMAEADGLADALLNAGFPNVPGLTDAPRGAEQDPELWDKRVHSSADPGRRVNLHVRVTGAPNWVWALRFRDWLRADAAAREEYARVKLGLMPEHENHDGSLAYAEAKEPWMEEAVSRIAAFYRAAGDQRS
- the rpsA gene encoding 30S ribosomal protein S1, yielding MSTDTTTVPAAVAPKQVAINDIGTEEDFLAAIDKTIKYFNDGDIVEGTIVKVDRDEVLLDIGYKTEGVIPSRELSIKHDVDPNEVVKVGDEVEALVLQKEDKEGRLILSKKRAQYERAWGTIEALKEKDEPVKGTVIEVVKGGLILDIGLRGFLPASLVEMRRVRDLQPYVGRELEAKIIELDKNRNNVVLSRRAWLEQTQSEVRSEFLNQLQKGQVRKGVVSSIVNFGAFVDLGGVDGLVHVSELSWKHIDHPSEVVEVGQEVTVEVLDVDMERERVSLSLKATQEDPWRQFARTHAIGQIVPGKVTKLVPFGAFVRVDEGIEGLVHISELAERHVEIPEQVVQVGDDVMVKVIDIDLDRRRISLSLKQANEGFTVDSEFDPTQYGMAAEYDDQGNYIYPEGFDPETQEWQDGFDKQREEWERQYAEAHTRYEAHMKQVAKAAAAEEEAAGETNYSSGGDAPAASSGGAPAQAGGTLASDEQLAALREKLSGGM
- a CDS encoding class I SAM-dependent methyltransferase, which encodes MSDQHVSAERALGTTGVAQRFADAEESRSANRLWWDADADDYHAEHGDFLGAADFVWCPEGVRESEAGYLGRVTGKRVLEIGCGSAPCSRWLAAQGAEPVGLDISAGMLRHAVAAAGRTGIAVPLVQASADQLPFADASFDAACSAFGAVPFVADVASVFGEVARVLRPGAPWVFAVNHPMRWIFPDDPGPAGLTVTHSYFDRTPYVEVDDEGRATYVEHHRTLGDYVRALVASGFELVDVVEPEWPAGHTRTWGQWSPLRGRLFPGTVILRTRRT
- a CDS encoding GNAT family N-acetyltransferase — protein: MTVARGLADAQSARLVGIDPVLPPMIAPLDGDVVTAALPDGTRVAGVLQQQVHERNSPARLWSATEVWELTPLLGGAGPAGMDALMRAWRRRMELVGPAERDSACVLTWPSRDVESGSVLMDHGMVPLSVVAVRRGPAPAARSGSLVIRRAKPSDLEAVLELAMAELRYSSMVGSTVNRPEAVALKRRALAERLAAGGPTWLAEREGVAVGLAECAMVLSEPGNSASTRLPPGRWGYVNCVSVLPGARGSGVGQQLMAHVHRELHLMGAVGTYLYYNPPNPLSSVFWPRQGYRPLWTMWEVRPAGALR